A stretch of Rhinopithecus roxellana isolate Shanxi Qingling chromosome 12, ASM756505v1, whole genome shotgun sequence DNA encodes these proteins:
- the ZNF585B gene encoding zinc finger protein 585B — MPASWTSPQKSSALTPEDQGSSCEGSVSFRDVAINFSREEWQHLDLSQRNLYRDVMLETYSHLLSVGYQVPKPEVVMLEQGKEPWALQGDRPRQSCPGEKLWDHNQHRKIIGYKPAFSQDQKIYPREKSYGCAEFGKSFTWNSQFKVHLKVPTGEKLYVCIECGRAFVQKPEFSTHQKTHMREKPHKCNECGKSFFQVSSLFRHQRIHTREKLYECSECGKGFPYNSDLSIHEKIHTGERHHECTDCGKAFTQKSTLKMHQKIHTGDRSYICIKCGQAFIQKTQLIAHRRIHTGEKPYECSNCGKSFISKSQLQVHQRVHTRVKPYICTEYGKVFSNNSNLITHEKVQSRQKSSICTECGKAFTYRSELIIHQRIHTGEKPYECSDCGKAFTQKSTLTVHQRIHTGEKSYVCMKCGLAFIRKAHLVTHQIIHTGEKPYKCGHCGKLFTSKSQLHVHKRIHTGEKPYMCNKCGKAFTNRSNLITHQKTHTGEKSYICSKCGKAFTQRSDLITHQRIHTGEKPYECNTCGKAFTQKSNLNIHQKIHTGERQYECHECGKAFNQKSILIVHQKIHTGEKPYVCTECGRAFIRKSNFITHQRIHTGEKPYECSDCGKSFTSKSQLLVHQPVHTGEKPYVCAECGKAFSGRSNLSKHQKTHTGEKPYICSECGKTFRQKSELITHYRIHTGEKPYECSDCGKSFTKKSQLQVHQRIHTGEKPYVCAECGKAFSNRSNLNKHQTTHTGDKPYKCGICGKGFVQKSVFSVHQSSHT, encoded by the exons ATGCCAGCTAGTTGGACCTCACCCCAGAAATCCTCAGCCCTGACTCCAGAGGATCAGGGCAGCTCCTGTGAG GGATCAGTGTCCTTCAGGGATGTGGCTATCAATTTCAGCAGAGAGGAATGGCAGCACCTCGACCTTTCTCAGAGAAACCTGTACCGGGATGTGATGCTGGAGACCTACAGCCACCTGCTCTCAGTAG GGTATCAAGTTCCTAAACCAGAGGTGGTCATGTTGGAGCAAGGAAAGGAACCATGGGCACTGCAGGGTGACAGGCCACGTCAGAGCTGCCCAG GAGAGAAATTATGGGACCataatcaacatagaaaaatcattGGTTATAAACCAGCCTTCTCTCAAGATCAAAAAATTTATCCTAGGGAAAAATCCTATGGATGTGCCGAATTTGGAAAGAGCTTCACCTGGAACTCACAGTTCAAGGTACATCTGAAAGTTCCTACAGGAGAAAAACTCTATGTATGTATTGAATGCGGGAGGGCTTTTGTACAGAAGCCAGAATTCAGTACACATCAGAAAACCCATATGAGAGAGAAGCCCCATAAGTGCAATGAATGTGGAAAATCCTTTTTTCAAGTATCATCTCTTTTCAggcatcagagaattcataccaGAGAAAAACTATATGAATGTAGTGAATGTGGGAAAGGCTTCCCTTATAACTCAGATCTCAGTATACAcgagaaaattcatactggagagagacACCATGAATGCACTGACTGTGGCAAAGCATTCACACAAAAGTCCACACTCAAGATGCATCAGAAAATCCACACAGGCGACAGATCCTATATCTGTATTAAATGTGGACAGGCCTTCATCCAGAAAACACAATTGATTGCACACcgaagaattcatactggagaaaaaccataTGAGTGCAGTAACTGTGGCAAATCCTTCATTTCCAAGTCACAACTTCAGGTACATCAACGCGTTCACACGAGAGTGAAGCCCTATATATGTACCGAATATGGGAAGGTCTTCAGCAATAATTCCAACCTCATTACACATGAAAAAGTTCAAAGTAGACAGAAATCTTCCATATGTACTGAGTGTGGGAAGGCCTTTACCTACAGGTCAGAGTTGATTATtcatcagagaattcacactggagagaaaccgtaTGAATGCAGTGACTGTGGAAAAGCCTTCACTCAGAAGTCAACACTCACAGtgcatcagagaattcatacaggAGAAAAATCATATGTATGCATGAAATGTGGACTGGCCTTCATCCGGAAGGCACACTTGGTTACACATcaaataattcatactggagagaaaccttataaaTGTGGTCACTGTGGGAAATTGTTTACTTCCAAGTCACAACTCCATGTTCATAAACGAATTCACACAGGAGAAAAACCCTATATGTGCAATAAATGTGGGAAGGCATTCACCAACCGGTCAAATCTCATTACACATCAGAAaactcatacaggagagaaaTCTTATATATGTTCCAAGTGTGGAAAGGCCTTCACCCAGAGGTCAGACTTGATTACACATCAGAGAATCCATACTGGGGAGAAGCCTTATGAATGCAATACTTGTGGAAAAGCCTTCACTCAGAAGTCAAATCTTAATATACaccagaaaattcatactggagagagacAGTATGAATGCCacgaatgtgggaaagccttcaacCAGAAGTCAATACTCATTGTTCATCAGAAaattcatacaggagagaaaccctatgtaTGCACTGAGTGTGGAAGAGCTTTCATCCGCAAGTCAAACTTTATTACTCATCAAAGAATTCATACCGGAGAGAAGCCTTATGAATGCAGTGATTGTGGGAAATCCTTTACCTCCAAGTCTCAGCTCCTGGTGCATCAGCCAgttcacacaggagagaaaccctatgtgTGTGCCGAGTGTGGGAAGGCCTTTAGTGGCAGGTCAAATCTCAGTAAGCACCAGAAAACTCATACCGGAGAAAAGCCCTACATTTGTTCTGAATGTGGGAAGACCTTTCGACAGAAGTCAGAGTTGATTACACATTatagaattcatactggagagaaaccgtaCGAGTGCAGTGACTGTGGGAAGTCTTTCACTAAAAAATCACAGCTCCAAGTGCATCAAAGAATTCACACCGGAGAGAAGCCTTACGTGTGTGCTgagtgtgggaaggccttcagcAACAGGTCAAATTTGAATAAACATCagacaacacacactggagacAAACCCTACAAGTGTGGCATCTGTGGGAAAGGCTTCGTTCAGAAATCAGTGTTCAGCGTCCATCAGAGCAGCCACACTTGA